The following are encoded together in the Peromyscus leucopus breed LL Stock chromosome 1, UCI_PerLeu_2.1, whole genome shotgun sequence genome:
- the LOC114710905 gene encoding vomeronasal type-1 receptor 4-like: MKTHLTGVLWTCFASTQDHDRMNSRDLAVGIFFTSQTTLGMLGNSALLCCFIIADFSGIREKPTDLIIKHLTWANFIVLCRGIPQTIAAFSQTYYLDYVSCKLSLYFHRVGRGVSLGSTSLLSIFQAIIISPHNSRCAQFKLRTPRIIGPSLGLCWALELLLYIFIPVYTTDIKGGRNVTGIQDFGYCIVINSERLISTLIVILIASNDIIFLGLMMWASGYMVFILLKHKQRVQHIHRSQSPRSSPETRATQSILTLVSSFVLFYVTSIAFTSYLFALEGTTRWLLNIGVAMSACFPALCPFLLIRHYASLFRLCCLSSYQTTHRTCVVREL; encoded by the coding sequence ATGAAGACTCATTTAACAGGTGTGCTCTGGACATGTTTTGCATCGACCCAGGACCATGACAGAATGAACTCCAGAGACCTGGCTGTGGGGATCTTCTTCACATCACAGACTACACTGGGAATGCTGGGGAACTCAGCCttgctttgttgttttatcaTTGCTGACTTCTCTGGAATCAGGGAGAAGCCCACAGACCTGATTATCAAGCACCTAACCTGGGCCAACTTCATTGTTCTCTGCAGAGGAATCCCACAGACCATTGCTGCTTTTAGTCAGACTTACTATCTAGATTATGTTTCATGTAAACTTTCCTTGTATTTTCATAGAGTTGGCAGAGGAGTATCCCTTGGTTCTACATCCCTTCTGAGTATCTTTCAGGCCATCATCATCAGCCCTCATAATTCCAGGTGTGCACAGTTCAAGCTCAGAACCCCAAGGATCATTGGTCCTTCCCTGGGCCTGTGCTGGGCTCTCGAGCTGTTGTTATATATTTTCATTCCTGTATATACAACTGACATAAAGGGTGGAAGAAATGTTACTGGGATACAAGATTTTGGATATTGTATTGTTATAAATTCTGAGAGACTAATCAGCACACTTATTGTAATCCTAATAGCATCCAATGATATCATCTTTCTGGGACTGATGATGTGGGCCAGTGGCTACATGGTGTTTATCCTGCTCAAACACAAGCAGAGGGTCCAACATATCCACAGATCCCAGTCTCCTAGGTCAtcccctgagaccagagccaccCAAAGCATCCTCACCCTAGTGAGCAGCTTTGTGCTCTTCTATGTAACCTCTATTGCCTTTACATCTTACCTGTTTGCCCTTGAAGGAACCACTAGGTGGCTGTTGAACATTGGTGTGGCCATGTCTGCATGCTTTCCAGCACTCTGCCCCTTTCTGCTCATCAGACACTATGCTTCCTTATTCAGGCTCTGCTGTCTCAGTTCTTACCAGACAACACACCGTACTTGTGTAGTCAGAGAACTCTAA
- the LOC114710885 gene encoding vomeronasal type-1 receptor 4-like: MASRDMVEGIFFLSQTALGMLGNTALLCCFIIADFSGIRAKPTDLIVKHLVLANFIVLCRGIPQTIAAFNQTYYLDYVSCKLALYFHRVARGVSLSSTSLLSVFQAITISPSNSRWAQFKPRAPRIIGPFLGLCWVLQLLLYIYIFVYTTDIRGGRNVTGIQDFGICTVINSEKLISILIVILISSNDVIFLGLMVLSSGYMVFILLKHKQRVQHIHRSLSPRSSPEIRATQSILTLVCCFVIFYATSVVFTSYMSVCEGSRWLFNTDAAMAACFPAFCPFLLIRHYASFFRLCCPSSYQTTHHACVVREL, from the coding sequence ATGGCCTCCAGAGACATGGTTGAAGGAATTTTCTTCTTGTCCCAGACTGCACTGGGAATGCTTGGGAACACAGCCTTGCTTTGCTGTTTTATCATTGCTGACTTCTCTGGAATCAGGGCAAAGCCCACTGATCTGATTGTCAAACACCTGGTCTTGGCCAACTTCATAGTTCTCTGCAGAGGAATCCCACAGACCATTGCTGCTTTTAATCAGACTTACTATCTGGATTATGTTTCCTGTAAACTTGCTTTATATTTTCATAGAGTTGCCAGAGGAGTATCCCTTAGCTCCACATCCCTGCTGAGTGTCTTTCAGGCCATTACCATCAGCCCCAGTAATTCTAGGTGGGCACAGTTCAAGCCCAGAGCCCCCAGGATTATAGGTCCATTCTTGGGCCTATGCTGGGTACTCCAGTTGttgttatatatttacatttttgtatatACAACAGACATAAGAGGTGGGAGAAATGTTACTGGGATACAAGATTTTGGAATTTGTACTGTTATCAATTCTGAGAAACTAATCAGCATTCTTATTGTAATCCTAATATCATCCAACGATGTCATCTTTTTGGGACTCATGGTGTTGTCCAGTGGTTACATGGTATTCATCCTGCTCAAACATAAGCAGAGGGTGCAACACATCCACAGATCCCTGTCTCCTAGGTCATCTCCTGAGATCAGAGCCACCCAAAGCATCCTCACCCTAGTGTGCTGCTTTGTGATCTTTTATGCAACCTCTGTTGTCTTTACATCTTATATGTCTGTCTGTGAAGGATCTAGGTGGCTGTTTAACACTGATGCAGCCATGGCTGCATGCTTTCCAGCATTCTGCCCCTTTCTGCTCATCAGACACTATGCTTCCTTCTTCAGGCTGTGCTGTCCCAGTTCTTACCAGACAACACACCATGCTTGTGTAGTCAGAGAACTCTAA